TTCATTATTGGCCGCATTAGCTTCAGTTGGCTTTTTCCCTCTAGACTTGCGGTTTATTACGCGCTGTTggttattttcatttcttttatCGTTTTGAATTTCGAATGGAGAGCCTGTATTTGTTACTTCTGTTGgctgtacaaaaaaaaacctcattaaatatagaaaaataaaatatatcgcgCGGTATGTTTTCAATCAATCATACCAGGGGCATGTGTTGTTGTGGACAGGTTGTTCCGCTGTGATTTTGAGAATCGTGCGCTTGGTTTTGTTGATTTCTTCCGTGCATCTTATTAGGCTTTGTTCTCGGGGGTTGCTGAACGTTATTGGAATGTATTAAGCGTACTACATTTCCAACCGCTTTCGTGCGTCCCTCCCGGAAaagctaaaaattattaaaaaatatcgcTTTCATGTATACATAGTTGTGATTTTGCAACGTACATGTGGATTCTATCAAATTTTACAAAGCtacatttgtgtatatgttacagttgaagtatattttgtactatatacatttgtaatatattttgacttgttgaaatatattccatctaacccacgtaagttgattcaaatGGCGACTTACAattcaactggtcaaaatatattacaactgaaaatacagttcaactacaaGTTGGTACCCGTTTAGATGAGAGGTTAAGTTTTCATGAAAATGtcactcaactagtaaattgagttggaaagtcacatttttgttttgaacagaTTCTTAGAGTTTGATCGTAAtatggtactcattacctttgcTCGTAATAACTAGCAAATATTAATGCATTGTTGGATtccaaagcattcgtaaaaacatcagaactgtcaaaactcaactgttatacatattacaactgacgctcattgttgaaagtgtatttgcgcttgtacaTAGAACTatgatttactagttgaattgtattagaatatgaatgacttaaaacgccagttggaatatattacaactgaatatatatatgtacataaataaaaattattatagttACCATTCTCTGTCCCGGTTTGATATATTCTGGATGCTTGATGAAACGAAATCGAACAATGGCTTTATCGCCTGTTCGTAAAAATTCTTGTGACATACCCAAAATTGAAGCTGTCTGTCGAATACTTCCACAGTGAACTAATAAAgttgtaaatatttgattttaatttaaaagtagctttatttaaaattgaattgttaAAACTATAAAACTAATTACCCATTGCTTGATAACTTGAAAGGATGGTAGTTGGGTGATGTAAAACTAATATTTCACCATCAAACTGCCAACACGCTTGCGGATTCAACGCTGGAGAAACCATCACCATACCTTTTCGTATTTGAGATCGCTTAATCTATCGGAAccaatattattgtataaattcatcATTCATATTGTATTGGAAACTATCATTTCAATGATGATGTATTACCTTTTTTAAGGCAAAACTGGCTGTTTGGCCTCCTTTCACCTCGCGTACGTTCATTCGCTTTCTGTGAATACTTTTCACGGCAATCGGTATAAAACGACCTAACAGATCTGGTCCTAATAATAGAGTGTCGTTCAATCGAATTGTACCTTGTAATGTCGTCCCCGATACCACTGTCCCTACACCCtatcacaaaattaaaattaatagatgTTTTAAACCATTTAAAGAAACAATTAATATGTGTGTAATTACTGGAACGGAGTACGTGTCATCTATTTGAAACTCGGCTGGCTCTTGATCTCGACTCGGCATTcgtgtatttaataaatttaagaacATAGTAAGGAGATCCAAATTTTCACCGCTCATGTTGGATACTTGAAATATCGGACACAGCCTAAAAGTGTTTTCACAGaacgattgaataaaaattacaatttaaagacatattatattttgttcttTTAACCTTTCAGAAACGAAATTAGTTGCACTTAAGATGACATCATCACTTGTTTTAACCATTACTGGAACTTTTCTACAGCCAGGAGATTTAAGTAATCTTATCAATATCTTTAAATTTTcctgtaaaaatattcaacgttaacaagtttttgcgtgaaattagCACTTCATCAAATTGCATCATATTACATACAGCCAATACATTCGGTGGACACATATCAATCTTTGTGACAACTACAAAAACGGGTACTGATAGTGCAAGAGCTAAACCAAGGTGTTCCTTTGTCATTCCAACAATACCGGCATTGGCACCAATCTGGAGTGGTTGTAAAAAAGTATTAGTGAGTGTTAATGCAAgattaatatcaaaatttcaGAGCTGACTGATATTTGAGTATCTCACCATCAACATTCCAAAATCAGGAGCATGTCCTGTCATACCAAATACAGTAGTTTTTAAGTAGCGCTCATGTCCGGCAAGATCAATGAAAGTAATTACTTTTGAAGATTTCGTGCAAACGTTTACCCAATCTAATGTTCCATGGGAAGGTTTGTTTACAACGTTtcctataatataaaaataaaatatttcaattagcaGAATATCTTTTGGTTTTAATGCTACGTGTTTAGTATTATATTCACCTAAACTGTCGAATCCAAGTATATCATTTCCAACTGAACTAGTTCGTCCACTTTCAATCTCATGTTTATGTCGAAATAGTCGTTGTCGGGCATAGCCTCTACCATTATCTAATTCTCCATGAGTTAATACACCCAATAAAGTAGACTTTCCAGCATCGACATTACCAACAACAGCAACTCTGCAACAAATTAACAtaagattaaaattttaaataattaagagATAATAAAATATCTTATTTATAGCATACCTAATTTCCATGAAATCTGCATCTTCAAGTTTTTTCCTTAGCAAATATTGCCCTGTTAGTAGTTGATTTGGAGGAGAACCTTTCCTTTGCCGCAGCTCCACACACGCCGCTCCTATGTCAGTGGAAAGAGCTTGTAATGATGCCACAGAAGCGTTGTAATCAGCTTCGCATAGCCCATCTTCAGTATCGTCTAAAATCAgattaatttttcattacatagatttataatagtatgtatttaaaaatgattgacaacttattcatatttataatggtggaaaattttgaaattaaaaagttaCCTTCGCTTATACCAATTTCATATATGATTTCACCTCGACCGACTTCAATTTTTTCCATTAGTTGTTTTTGCAATAGATCATATTGTTCTTCTGTCGGGCTGATTAAAATATTCTGATAAGAGAAATAAcattaatatgatttttctgaCAATAACGTAGAAAGAATATTCATGGTTATTACTTTTCCACGAATCGAAGAATAGTCTGTTAGTGGTTTTTCGTCAGCAGCTTCTGTTTCTTCCGAAATAGATATTGGTGGTTTAGCAGGTGAAGTCTTTGGCGGATCCATCATGCTTAAGATATTTTAGACtggaaaatataaacaatatattgaaaatatttaaagaatttgTAAAGATATTAATACAATAGCGAGAATTGACAATGCTTCCAATTTTTATTACTCATAGTAATCAAGTGATGCAATAAAATGTAACAAAAACAAAGGTGATGTTGCAATTAGCTTTTATAATGTATGCAAATGCAAATTTCTGCAAAAATCAAATAACACTTtccgtaaaaacaaaatataataaaaactatgaaaaatgAAGCAAAATTTATTTCCAAACAAATTCttctatatttaataaaacataaattcaTATACTATTGAGATATTAAGatagacaaaaatatatttgttttttcattgaTATTCATTTctagttgaatattattattaacttaTTGTGTCAATTACGCATTATTTATATGGTGTGATGCAATCCTGGTTGAAGtgatgataaatataaaaaaaacaataaatcaattacagataattataataattttgtttgttaatttgaaacaaaaacGAGCATTCACAAGTAATATAAACATCAATAATACATCACAGGATTCATAAAATCTAATCTTTTTTTAGATATCGAGTATAAAACTGAATTCATGTATGTTAGGAgagattatatttaaaaatgtttagaTAAGATAAGTGTTCGACTAGTGTTTGGATGTTTTTGGCGCCGAATCAAGTAATTGTATTTGGGCGGGCGGTTGAGTCGACAATGTCAATGACAATGGTGGGTCGGTGGATTTCGCCAAATTACCTGGAGCTTCCCTCGCACTCACATTGGCTGAGCGATCGCACAGTCGAAATTGCAATCACAACCAAAGCGGTACCACTTCGGATTGCACAACTCGGCTACTAGATGGCTGATATCTGTCACCGACGTAGGCGAGACGTCACCGCACTTTATTTATAAACGATACTCGACCCTAATATCACCATTCACAACCATATCTCGAGCAATATTTCACCATTTCAATATAGGACGATGATAGGATGGAGTCAGTGGCCACCCACGAGATTTCGCAATGGCGAGCTGTGCGGATAAATCATCGGTTTGCAGTAATGCTGCATTTAGACAAGGCCAATTGTTAATACATTTCACTAAGCCAAGCCAATGGAATGTCTTATGCTGCATTTACACGAGGCCAATATTGTCTTGGCTAAGTGGAATGTCTTAAAAATTGGCCTCCTGTACATGCAGCATTAGTAAAGGGCAAATAAAACATCCGTAATTTATTCGTAGTGAATTTTTGACTGCGTTTGGATACCCTCTCTCTTTCTGTCGGATGAGTataagggttcggtgattactagtcaaatgtgaaacagtcacaggacaaccggtcgctctaaatcggtcacacgtgatcacccgtcacgagaaaactggtcacaccctaaaatcagtCACGAGAAAATTTGGTCCGATTTTagagtgtgaccagttttagtgtgacgggtgatcacgtgcgaccgatctagagtgaccggttgtccagtgactggttcacatatgactagtaatcaccgaacccttatACTCATCCGACAAAGTCATTTATTGCAGTTTTTTAGTATagctaaataaaatattcttaatttGCTTGTGGCGGCTTACCTCGTACTTttatatgcatgctatttttgtttactttCGGTCACAGATATGTAAAGAGCTATGCTGCATTTACACAAAACCAACATTGAATACATTCTAATGAGCCAAGTGGAATATGcattccatacatatgtaccagtggtGACTCGTCCCTATGGGCTGCGGAGTTGCAGCCCTCTCAGTATAATACAATTGCATGTTATCTTTGttgtccatatgggctgcaagctgcagcctcccagtatagtacatatgcatgttatttttgtttgtatttgatcaccggtatggtgaacgagctactacagcccgattcATATCGGCAGTCCCCCTACTATggattctcacgagccgccattgATATGTACTACACTGGgagcagtgccggttttaggggggggggggctgggtcggtgGGCGCCatataagttagggcgccacacGATACGCCAAAggtgctttaaaatttaaaattagagtacCATAAGCCtgtagagatatagcacgacttgtgatatcacctatttccctcatcgaacctaatctgtacaaatgacatcatcgcgtcctcttctcgtacacgaaagttagccgtggccgaaatacttcgtccagcttacccataaaggcgattcgactcgctccggatacgcaatcacgagtacacgggaaatcccaaggagctacgcaactacgcatcaaacatcgaacacaaaggaagacctcgaccccgtcggaatcttccagaacgtgatctcaccagcccaagcaacacctttataaaccagtgtatcgtccccagatgccagtgagcttcaggaactcaacctagctcgttccagtgaatcctctacctacttcgctgtacatacaaatacacctgtattaatcgagtaataaagatcctcttcaaaattcaactgaatttccataggccgggaaacggtccaaaaccttcaacccccttataagccattcaaaattttagattagagcgccaaaagcgaatgtttttctaagggtgttaagaaaaaattgcccgggggcaccatcgggtgtaaggccggcactgacgAGTTGCTACTGCACAAggccaatattaaattttggccTCCTGTAAatgcagcataataggaaaaaaaacttTGAAGTGATCGAAGTCAGCATTctatatatttgtaattatgttttagatttatataggattttaattaatttaagaacGATGAAACAAGAACATTCATATTATACTAGGAGGGCTACAGTCCATATGGGCCAGATGGGCTGCCACTGGATGGAGGTCTGACTAAATTATACGAACCAGCTTTTAGAAATATAACTCAAACCATATTTCGTATTCACTCGACCCGAGTTGGCAATTAATTTGTTCACCAAGAATCGATTGAATGATATGTGAaactgtataaaatattttaaaatgattgaTAAGATGCGGAAAAACATGAGTAGGAATATGTGGAGTGTAGTGTTGGTGGTGAAGTTGGCAGCAGTGGGCACGAGCAGGGAGCCGTTCTCTTTGGGGCAGCGCGTGGCGAGCGGCTGTCATTTTCGTTCTCTCCGGGTGAATCGGGTGAATCCCCGCACATCCGGCTGCCGAGATGGGGCGACGCCCCGCCAGATGGTAAATACTCCTCGTCGCTCTCTTGGCTTCCGCTCACCGCGTCACTTCGGAGCTCATCCACCGCTAAAAACCGAACCTTCGCAAACATCACCTCATCTCGACCTTTACTTCTTCCACCTTGCAGTCTTTCAACCGTTCAACCTCCAAATTGTCCTCTTCTCCGTTTTAAACTGGTTCATTTCACTCCTCATCAAATCTTTCTCCTCCGTTGTCATTACGTCTAGTTCTGACTTGTTATCGTGGAATCCTAACCTATTCATTTGCACTACTCATTTCTTCAACGCACCTTAATTTCAATATCTTGGACACACTTTCGAcaagatttatatttatttacgaatTTTTAACAAGTGTGAAATGTGTGGAAGCATGTTTTTCGTATTTTACCACGTTTCTTCCAGCAGCATGCTTCGTGGTATAGAACTTATATTGTATTGAAATACTCTGTAATACTATTAAGTAATTTGTGTAAAAATGAGACCAGCCAATTGAAAATTCGCTTGTTGCTTCtctatatagtaaaaaatatgtaacgtatttatttttttgttctagTTATCGCTACTGCAAAAACAAACCGTACCCTAAATCTCGGTTCTGCAGAGGTGTCCCAGACGCCAAGATCCGTATCTTCGATTTGGGTAAAAAGAAAGCTTCGGTCGAAGACTTTCCGCTATGTATTCATTTAGTCTCCGATGAATACGAACAGCTCAGCTCGGAGGCTCTGGAAGCCGGTCGCATTTGCTGCAACAAGTATTTGGTGAAAAATTGCGGCAAGGAT
This genomic interval from Arctopsyche grandis isolate Sample6627 chromosome 8, ASM5162203v2, whole genome shotgun sequence contains the following:
- the GTPBP1 gene encoding GTP-binding protein 1, with amino-acid sequence MMDPPKTSPAKPPISISEETEAADEKPLTDYSSIRGKNILISPTEEQYDLLQKQLMEKIEVGRGEIIYEIGISEDDTEDGLCEADYNASVASLQALSTDIGAACVELRQRKGSPPNQLLTGQYLLRKKLEDADFMEIRVAVVGNVDAGKSTLLGVLTHGELDNGRGYARQRLFRHKHEIESGRTSSVGNDILGFDSLGNVVNKPSHGTLDWVNVCTKSSKVITFIDLAGHERYLKTTVFGMTGHAPDFGMLMIGANAGIVGMTKEHLGLALALSVPVFVVVTKIDMCPPNVLAENLKILIRLLKSPGCRKVPVMVKTSDDVILSATNFVSERLCPIFQVSNMSGENLDLLTMFLNLLNTRMPSRDQEPAEFQIDDTYSVPGVGTVVSGTTLQGTIRLNDTLLLGPDLLGRFIPIAVKSIHRKRMNVREVKGGQTASFALKKIKRSQIRKGMVMVSPALNPQACWQFDGEILVLHHPTTILSSYQAMVHCGSIRQTASILGMSQEFLRTGDKAIVRFRFIKHPEYIKPGQRMLFREGRTKAVGNVVRLIHSNNVQQPPRTKPNKMHGRNQQNQAHDSQNHSGTTCPQQHMPLPTEVTNTGSPFEIQNDKRNENNQQRVINRKSRGKKPTEANAANNEVDVQPEQNISTTEQQSITLSVQN